The Brevibacillus brevis genome contains a region encoding:
- the pyrH gene encoding UMP kinase: protein MPLPAYKRVVLKLSGEALAGDLGYGIDPKVIFSVANQIKEIVELGVQVAVVVGGGNIWRGLSGSSKGMDRATADYMGMLATIMNSLALQDGLEKVNVPTRVQTSIEMRQVAEPYIRRRAIRHLEKMRVVIFAAGTGNPYFSTDTTAALRAAEIEAEVILMAKNKVDGVYSADPSLDPNAKKYDQLTFLEVLNKGLGVMDSTASSLCMDNSIPLIVFNISEEGNIRRAVMGDKIGTLVKGE from the coding sequence ATGCCACTTCCTGCCTATAAACGGGTTGTGTTAAAGTTGAGTGGGGAAGCTTTGGCGGGGGACTTAGGGTATGGTATTGACCCAAAGGTTATTTTCTCCGTCGCTAACCAGATCAAGGAAATCGTAGAATTGGGTGTACAAGTCGCAGTAGTCGTCGGAGGAGGTAACATCTGGCGCGGACTTTCCGGCAGCTCTAAAGGAATGGATCGGGCAACAGCCGATTACATGGGGATGCTGGCCACAATTATGAACTCACTCGCCTTGCAGGATGGGTTAGAAAAAGTGAACGTCCCGACTCGTGTTCAAACCTCGATTGAGATGAGACAGGTAGCAGAACCATACATACGCCGTCGTGCCATTCGTCATTTGGAAAAAATGCGTGTGGTCATCTTCGCTGCCGGTACTGGTAACCCTTACTTTTCAACGGATACGACAGCTGCTCTGCGTGCAGCTGAGATTGAAGCTGAAGTAATCCTGATGGCGAAAAACAAGGTAGACGGTGTGTACTCTGCAGACCCAAGCCTTGACCCGAACGCTAAGAAGTACGACCAGTTGACATTCCTGGAAGTGCTGAATAAAGGTTTAGGTGTCATGGATTCAACAGCGTCCAGCTTGTGCATGGATAACAGTATTCCGTTGATCGTCTTTAACATTTCTGAAGAAGGCAATATTCGTCGGGCAGTAATGGGCGACAAAATCGGTACTCTAGTGAAAGGGGAATAA
- the frr gene encoding ribosome recycling factor, with translation MPQTVLNDMEDRMNKAINALKRDLSSLRAGRANPAMLDRVTVDYYGTPTPISQLANISVPEPRMLTIQPWDKTALKEIDRALQQSDLGISPSNDGVIIRLVIPPLTEERRKELVKLAGKGGEEAKVAIRNIRRDANDEIKKLEKAATISEDDSRRHQETIQKTTDKFIAEVDKIVKDKEKDILEV, from the coding sequence ATGCCACAAACTGTGCTAAATGACATGGAAGATCGCATGAATAAAGCGATCAATGCTTTGAAAAGAGATCTGTCCAGCCTGCGTGCAGGTCGTGCGAACCCAGCGATGCTGGATCGTGTTACAGTAGACTACTACGGCACTCCAACGCCGATTAGCCAATTGGCAAACATCAGCGTACCAGAGCCGCGTATGCTGACTATCCAGCCTTGGGATAAAACGGCGCTCAAAGAAATTGACCGTGCGCTGCAACAATCGGATTTGGGAATTTCTCCATCCAACGATGGCGTGATTATCCGCCTGGTCATTCCTCCACTGACAGAAGAGCGTCGTAAAGAGCTCGTGAAGTTGGCAGGTAAAGGTGGAGAAGAAGCAAAGGTAGCGATTCGTAACATCCGTCGTGATGCAAACGATGAAATCAAAAAGCTTGAAAAAGCTGCTACCATTTCTGAGGACGATTCTCGTCGTCATCAGGAAACCATACAAAAAACGACGGATAAATTCATCGCCGAAGTTGACAAGATTGTTAAGGACAAAGAGAAAGACATTTTGGAAGTATAG